CGCCGAGTCCCGCCTTTGCCACGGCACTTCCGGCGTAGCCCCCGATGAGAGCGTGCGACGAGCTGGTCGGCAGGCCGAAATACCACGTAATGATATTCCAGGCGATAGCGCCAAGCAGTCCCGCGAAGATCACCGTGCGATCCACGGATTTGATATCGACCATTCCGGACCCGATCGTCCTAGCAACTCCAACGCCAAAACAAAATGCCGCAACAAAATTGAAGAATGCAGCCCAGACAACAGCCTTCCCTGGCGATAGCACACGCGTCGAAACGACAGTGGCAATCGAATTCGCGGCGTCGTGAAAGCCATTCAGGTAGTCGAAAACAAGGGCAGTCAGGATGATGCCGGCAACGGCGACAAAAACAGGCGAACTAAAATTCACTCGAGCAATCCATGCTACAGTCTTTGGTTCCTTGTCTGTGCGCCCGGATGTCCTGGCGCCGTGTGATTATACCTGTAACCCGGATCAGGAGATATCGATGGGTCTCAACTCTTTCCTGCGCTTCTTCCTGCCGCAAGACGACAAATTCCTGCCGCTCTTCGAACAGGCAGCGGACAACCTGCGGGAGGCGGCGCAGATTTACGCGAACCTTGGCAGAGCGTCGACGCGGGACGAAATCATTTCGGTTCGGGATCAGATCAAAAAACTCGAACACGTCGGGGACAAACTGACACATTCGATCTTCGAGGAACTGAACCGCTCGTTCATTACCCCGTTTGACCGGGAAGACATCTATTCATTGACGAAAAGTCTCGACGATGTGCTCGACCTTATGGACCACGTCGCAGAGATTCTTGTGCTTTACCGCATCGACAGGATCGAAAACGGCATGAGCATGATGTTCGAGGTTACCCATCGGGCGGTGAACGACATTCATCGCAGCATTCGCAGTTTGCGAAACGCGAACTATGAAACCATCCGTGCGCAGGTTATCAGTGTTCATGCGCTGGAAAACGAAGGCGACCGCCTCTACCGCCACTTTATCGGAAATCTGTATGCAGAAGAACACGACGCCATCCGCCTGATGAAGTACAGCTCGATCTATAACGAGATCGAGCACGCGATCGACAAGTGCGAAGATCTCATGAATGCGATCGAAGGACTGGTACTCAAGCAAGCCTAGCCGCCGGCTTTTCTGTAGGGGCAGGTGTAAGACCGCCCTGTTTCGTTGAATACGCGAGAAGCTCAGATTCTCCTCAGAGCACGATCTGCCATGCCCCGCCGGTCTTTGCAAGGAGCATCGAGTAGGTGCCGAAACCGCCTTCGGGATCGGGCTTTTCGCGAAGTATAGGCAGCCAGTCCGCGGCAATGCATTCGACCAGTCTTCCGCGGCCGCAGACACGAAGATCGAACTGCGCCTCATCGAGCGGCTGGATGCCCCACCAGGGTTGAGCCGCGTCTTCCTTTGTAATACGGCGAATCATTTCAGCCCGCTCTCCGGGCTGCAGGCCATAGGCGCGCTCCGTATCGGCAAGGCGTGCGGCGCCCGCTGCGACAAATGGAGCGGCATCGCCGGCCGCGAGCGAGGCCGCCAGCGAGGTTAGAAACTCGCGAATCTCACGGCGGGACTGGTCATCCAGGATGGCGGCAGGCGCGCTTTGCCACGCCCATGCGCCGAAGATATTTCCAAGATCAGCGGAACCGCCGGTGACGAGGGGCGCATATCTTGAAGAGTCGCCGCTGCCGGATTCCCACGCAACACGCAGCAAGTCTTTCGCATCGGGTCCGCCGACGACCGCCCCGAAAGGGTAGCGCGCCATGCGGGCGGATGCGCGCGCATCCTTGAACGTGGTTCTGGTGCGTTCAGAACTATCGCCGGTGAGCGCCCGGCCCGGACGGCTTCCGGGACTAATGACAATGGTGATTTCATTAATACCGTCGCATATATATTGGTTCGCCTGTCCCGCATAAAACGGACCGAAGGCCGGACCGCGCCGGATGATCGGAATGTCATTCAAATAGAACTCCGCAGTGCACCCTTCGGTCGTGCACTCGAAAACATAGAAAAGCTGTTCGGTCCTGCTCACCTTTTTTCCTGCACTGCTTGACGGAAGGCGGCGTAGTATCTCAGATCTTCCACGACGTCGTTGAGGTCCTGCAAGGGCTGATGACGGATGGATTCGGAGTAGTGGAGATCTTTCTCCTTCCCCAACGCTATAGCCTTTTCCAGCATCGACGCCGGCGCCGGCCGGCCTTCATCCGCCTTGACTTCGGCGAGATACACTTCGTTGCCGAAATCCAGAATCCGTTTCTTCAACGACTTCAACCTGGCGCCCAGAGTCAGCAGCGCAGCGAGACATTTTTCGGCTTCGCCTGTTTTCTCATCGAGCCGCTTTTCAAGCGGGAACGACCGCCGAAGCGTGCGGGTCTTTACGGTCTGGGCTTCCATACCGAACGTGGCTTTGCAGTCCTCCCATTGCTCGTCCCATTTGACCTTGTTTTCCTGCCACTGCTTTCGTTCATCCTCGGATGCATCATCGTCCGGCGGCAGAACCGGCAATTCCTTCGTCTTCGGGCTGGCGCCGACCATCTCGAGCTGCAGCTTCCGGTACTCTTCGATCGCGTTCGCGATCCGCTCTTCCTGATAAACAGCGCGGCTGTACGCCATGTTGACCTCGCGCCGCGCGTTCCACCAGCTGGCGCTCGCCGGCTTGGGAAACATTCCGCGTTTGTATGGAAGGTCTTTCGGCGAGCCCTCGACCAGGGTGATGGTTTTCTGCTTTTCCTTGAAGCCGGCCAGCTTGAAAGTGGCGCCGGCGGTGACGCCGAGCCAGTAGAGCTGATATTCGATGCCAAACTGTACTTCGATGCCCATGGTAATGCGCGTCCGCATTTCCAGTCCCGTCTGGATTGCGGCATTGACGTGGAACACGTTCTCGTTCACGAGAACCATGTTGGCTCCGGATTCGGCCTTGCCCATGAAACTGACCCAGGTGTCGGCCCAGGCGGGCAGCTTGTCGTCCGGGCTTTGCCGTTCGAAGAACTGATCGTTGATGTTGGCTTCCAGCGACAATTTGAAGTAGACGACGGCCTGGAACTTCATCAGGTAGAGGTTGGCGGTGTAGCCCGCGTTGAAGGCCACGCTGATCTTTGCGAGCATGAGATCCAGATGAACCGAATACCAGGGGAAGACACGCTGGTCGGTGTGCTCCTTCCAGCCCCAGTAGACGTTCGCCTTGCCTTCCATGAAGCGAACTTCAAACTGAAAGCCCCACCCTGCAACCTGAGTGAAGTTGGCTGAAATGCCCTCGAAAGCCGCAACGATCTGCCGGATCGTTTGCACGGACGCGCTCAGCGATTTGACGATTTCGAAATAGAAAGTGCCGGTCTTGCCGTTGCGCGTCAGAACAATCCCGGAATCATTGACCGGTCCGAAGAGCTTGTCGTCCAGCGCAGACTGCATCGCCGTCAGTTTGCCGCCGGCGAGCGCGTCGAGGTTGATCGTTCCCTGGACGATCGTTTCCTGCCCGGGCAAGGAATATGCGTTTTCGGCCTTCAGAGCGTCGACCACCTGCTTCCACAAAGGATCGGCAGTCGCGTCCTCTGCTTTATAAGGATGGAAGACAAGACTGCTGATGTCTTTCGCCTCTCCGGGCGCGGGCTTCTTTGGAGAATCGGCAGCTGCTGGATTAACGAATTCGCCGCGATAAATACCATCCCGGGGCCATGGTGGCGGCGTTGTCGACAAAAGACCCTTGCCCTTGGGCTTGGAAATCTTGATGTCGACTTCGAGACTCCAATCCTCGTCCGTGGAACTGCCGGAGTCGCTTGAACTGGCGGCGCTGGAATCAGGCTGAGGCAGCATGCGCAATTCAATGACGGAGGTTTCATCCTCATTCGAGCCCGAAGATGATGCGGCTGCCACAGCCTGCGCAACGGACGCAGTCTCCTGCGCAGCCGCTGCTGTGGCTTGAGCCTGGCCAGGATTGATGATGCTGCCCTGCCTGCCGATGCACACCGGCTGATAATTTTTGGGCTGGAATTCGTAGTGCAAACAGAATTCGTCTGAAGGGTAAACCTCGACGATAGCGCGCAGGGTATGAGTCACGTGTGAATCGGCCGGATTGGTTGCGGGGACTCCGCAGCTTTGTACGGCAATTTCATATTGCCGTGGCGCCATCTTGATGAACGAAAGCGCGGACATCAGATCGCGAACCCGGCTCAGGCCGCGAGTGCTGTCCTTTGTCTGATCCAGATCAGGGCCTGCGGTTACTGTCGCCGGCACTACTGAAGCAATTTTATCCGTAGGGGAATCGCCTCCGTCATCCGTTGCGACCTCTTCATGCCAGACCTGGTAAGCCTGGAACACGGGGAATTCGAGCAGCGGCGGATCAGCGTCCGATTTCTCCGCTTCCGCTTTGCCGCCTTCCGGCTTTGCAAAACCAGGGCGCAGCGACGCAAGACCCATCGTGGGCAGCCAGTCGTAACGCTTCCGCCAGGGCCGGCGCGGGGAGCGTTTCGGAGAAGCCGGCGCGTCTTCAGCCGCATCCACTTCAAGTCCAAGCGATTTACCCACTTTCTGCAGGCTCTTTTGTTGGAAAGCGCTGGCGTTTTCCGTCAGCTTCGACACCCAACTCAGCTTGTCATCCGACTTTTTTTTGAGCTTGCCGGCAGCCTCGGAAACATCTCCGCTGAATGCAGTCACAGGCTTCGCCGCTTTGTCCGCCGCCTCCTCCGCAGCATCGGCGAGCTTGACGATCCGGCCCTCCAACTCGCTGAGCGCTCCTTTTACCCGGTCTCGTAGCCGGATAATCGGATGCTGAAGGGCTCCCACCTCGGAATGAATGAATTGCTGCTCGCAATAGTGATCGGCTTTGTCCAGCCGCACCTGCACAACCGTGTGATGAACGGTCTCGTCGGGTTTAGGCAAATTGGAGTCACCGGATTCACGGCCCGCGATCACCTGAATAATCGGAATCTGAGTCGGCGAGCAGACGAGCGCCTTATCCCGGTCTGTCGCGAGATCCTTGTGGAGCACGACCTCGAAGGTGCCGTCCTGTTTCGGGCCGCGTTTCACAATGACCTGCGGCGTGTCGTCATCGCCGGCCGCATCTTCGCTCTTTTTCTTCTCATTCCCGTGCTTCACGGAAATCAGCAGGCGATGCAGGTTGCAACTGTCGTCTTTGATATCCGCGGCGGGCTTGTGTTCACCTTCGGCAGGCCCGGCGGCCTCCGGAGCCTTGGCCGCGGACTTTTCAAGCGGACACTTCTCCGTTGTGGTTCCGTTTTTGGGTTTGACCTTCACCTGCAGGACGCCATCCAGGGGATCGGCATGCCATCCGCTGGGTGGATGAATCTCGATCGTCTGAGCCACAACCTCGCCATTTTCGGCCTTGCCGTTCGTCAGAACGGCGGTCACTTCCACCGGCATGTACTGATTCTGACTTATCTTCGCGACGTAAACATGCCCGGTGGCGAATGCCGCACTATGCACTTTGACTTCGAGATCGCTCGACGGAGCCACACTGGGAGCGATGTACAGTTTGATTTCCTCCTCGCTGGCAAACTCGCTCGTGGCAACCAGACTCATCTTTGATTTTTCAAACCGGACGGTCGGCGGCGTTGCAATCTTGAGCGACGCGGTCTTGCTCGCATCGCCGGCGCAGCGATGAAAGCCTTCGAGCCGGATGGTTGCCTTGTTTTGAGGGTCCGCTTTGTAGTCGTGGCGAATCCTCACCGGGATAGAGGCAGCAGCCTCGCCGCGCGGAAATACGACTTTGTACTTCTTCCCTGCTTCAAACGCATCACTCGTGACGTCGACGCTGCAACCGTCTAAAGGGGAACGCGAGTTGAGCTTGAGCCCGATGTACGCCTGGTCTCCCGGCACGACGGCGGCATCGTCTTCCACGGCCGGTTCGTCAAACCTTACGAGCGGAGTAAAGACCTTGATCTGCTGTTTCACGCGAGCGCCGAGGACACAGCCCGACGGAGTGGCGAGTTCGATTTCCTGTTCCTTCTCCGCTTCCTTCGTAAAAATGACAGGAACCTCCTTTTGAATATCCCCGGCAGCAAACTTCACCGGGACGTCGTCAAAAGGCCCCTTCAATGTAACGCTCGCCTCGGCTTGTGCGCGATGTTGGAGGCGGACATAGATCCTGGCCGCATCGTCCTTACGATACGGCCCAGGAGGCGAAATAGCCGCAGCTTCGAAGTACACCGGCCGGTTTGTGAAAACCTGAACCAGCCTTAGAAATTCCGTTCCCGTCGCGCACCGCTCGACGCCTTCAAGTGTGATGGTCTGATACTTGCCGTCCTGCGGGCTGTCGAACGCCACCTGAACTTCTACAGGTCCGGCCGCCCCTGGGGAAAACGCAATCGGATATTCCTTCCCGAAAGCGGAAGATTTCAGTTTTGCCGAGACGCCCCAGGGCGGCGCCGGCTGAGTGAGGGATACGTGGATCTTTGCTTTGTCGCCGGCGACAAAGATGGTTTCAGGCGGTTCAATCCATTTCTCCTCGAATTTGATAGCCGGCAACGGCTTCACTCGAACTTTAAGCTGGTTCGAGGATTTGTCTGTCTGCTCGACCGCACGGCAATGACCTGCACCACTCACCCGCAAAAGGATCGGATCACTGTAGCCTTTCGTGAATTCGACTTCGAGCTGGGCGGCCTGAGAATCCTTTTCAAATTTCAGGACATACGGTTCATCGAAGGCATCGCACGTCACAACCGCGGTGGCGGCTATCAGGGCAGGACGATCGAGGATGAAATTGAGTGTCGCTTTGCTGCCGAGGCCAAATACGGCATCCATTCCGCTCTCTGTCTCAACCCTCGATGTGAAGGCCCGGCCCGGCTTGAATCCGACACGCGGCGGCCGCACCGTGACCGGCAAAGCGGCCGGAAAGTCCGCGCTCTCATCAAGAGTGAGGTTGGGCGGCTGGCTGGGATTATCGTCGACACTGCTGATCCCGATGTGCCCTGCCTCCTTCGCAAATGTGCGCTCGATAAGAACCTTTACCGTCGTCGTACGGCTCCAGGGTTTAAATGCGCCTTCATACGTTCGAGCTCCAAATGCGGGCGACGCGAGCGTGAACGACGTTTTGTATTTCGCCGGAGCGCTGAGATTCACTCGGACACTGACCGTTTGCCCGGGCGCAAATTCGGCGCCTTTACCAAACTGGCTGGGCGGAAGATAGATGGTCCGGCTCTTCGCAACGTTAATCGATTGTTTTGCAGTCGAGGGCTGCGAACCTGTCGGCGCAATCATGATGTCGAACGCTTTGGGAGCGGTCGGGATCTTAGAATCGCTTTTTAATCGAGCGAAGATGGTCTTACAGACCGTCTTCGTCGATTCGAAGAAAATCGGGTACGCCTTCTCAAACGCATCGCAGGTCAGTGAACCGAATTCTCCCGGACCATCACTCGAATCCAGGCGGCTGACCTGGATTCCAACACAATCACCAGCGGCAAAGGTTGCAGCCTTGCCTTTATCCTCGATCCAGTCCTTCTCCGCAAAATAGAATGGCTCGACATGGATAGTTAACGGGCTCAGTTCCGGATCGATCAGGCAACCCGACTCATCGACAAGCTTGAGTTCCCCACGCTTCGTGACGGTGATTTCGACATCGGTAAATGGCGCTTGAGTGAAATTAACCGGAATGGGCTTGTCCAGCGCCGTGCCGGACAACTTCACGGTTGAACCTTTGCTATGCGGCCTGCCGCTGAGGTAGATGCGAACCTTTGCCTTTGTTTGAGCGACAAACAAAAACCCTCTGACGTTTTTGAATTTCTTAAGTCCAGGCTGGTCATCGGAAAGGCGGGCGGTGGATCGAAGGTCTCTGAATGAAGCCTTCGGAAGCGGAGCGAGCTCGAGTTTTAAGCTGCCATCCTTGCCGGGTCCGGCGCTTTTGACGCCGCTCAGTACTGCGATTCGATCCGTGGCGGCCTCAAGACTCAATGCGAACGTAGCCGCCTTGTCCTTTGAATCCTTCTTGAAGTCCTCTGCGATAACCAGGGGAACCTCGGCTAGGGCCTTCGAAGCCTCGATCGTGACCGGATCCTTCTTACCGCCGGGCGGGTCGTCCCAGACGATGTTCGCCACGGCCTCGGCCTGATCGACGGCCTTGTCCAGTGCGACGCGAACTTTGAAAGTCTCCCCACGATAGAGTGGCGGCTTCGGATCCGTGTATTGCAAAACGGAGTAGGAGCTGAAATAAACCGACCGCTTGGCGCCGAGTGAGAATTTCCGTTTGGCGGTTCGTCCGACTTGCGCCGTTGCACCGGTGACCGTGAGCTCGATTGTGGGATCGAAAAGCGCGGGCGACTTCGCCAGCAGGAACGGTCCGGCCTCCTTGATGCCTGTGTCCCAGGCCTCCGGTTCAATCTCAACTTCCGGATTACTCGAGAAGCAGTACGACACGAGCTGCACTTTGACTTTTTGAGCGGGACGAGCACCCGTCAAAAGAAGCTTTATTTTTACGGAGTCGCGAAGGGACAGAGATTGCGGTGTAATCCAGTCATCATCCGGAGACAGCGCCACCGCCGGCTCAGCAGCCACAGAAACCGCCAAAGGCTTCGGCCGGTCACTTACAGCGCAGCGGGACTTTGCGCTGAGTTGCAGTTCTCCTTTTTTTTCTGTTTTGATGGGCGCCACCTGGACATCGGCAAACCTGGCTTCGGTAAACTTGACAGGAACCGGCTTAGCCACGGCATTCCCGGAAATCTCGGCGGTTGATCCTTTAGTGTGCGGCCTTGAGCTGAGATAGACGCGCACCGTTCCCTTCTCCCGCAGCCGGAAGGAATATTTGTCCCCGTCCTTGAATTTAGCCAGGCCCGGCTGATCACCATCGAACGACAAGACAGGCAGCGGATCGAGGTCGACGTCAAACGCAACGTCCGTTCCGGGAATGAAGGCGTCCGCGATCTGCTCGAGCTTGAAGTTGCTCTTTGTCTTCGTTGAGCCGGATTCCTTCTTGTAGTCGTCTTCAATCTCTACCGTTACATCCGTAAAGCTCTGGCCCTTTTCCAGACGGACGGGATAAGTCTTTTGCCCCTGATCGCGAACGATATTCGCGACAACCTGTGTTTTCTCGGCAGGGCGGTCGACCTGGACACGAATGGTGAAACTCTCACCTCGATAAAACGGGCCCTTCGGTTGCGTCCATTGAAATGCGGAATAGGTCTGAAAGTAGATTTTGCGAGGCGGTTGCTTCGAATCAGGCATCGGATCAACTACCGCCGGCGCCG
The genomic region above belongs to Terriglobia bacterium and contains:
- a CDS encoding DUF47 family protein, whose protein sequence is MGLNSFLRFFLPQDDKFLPLFEQAADNLREAAQIYANLGRASTRDEIISVRDQIKKLEHVGDKLTHSIFEELNRSFITPFDREDIYSLTKSLDDVLDLMDHVAEILVLYRIDRIENGMSMMFEVTHRAVNDIHRSIRSLRNANYETIRAQVISVHALENEGDRLYRHFIGNLYAEEHDAIRLMKYSSIYNEIEHAIDKCEDLMNAIEGLVLKQA